A stretch of the Duncaniella dubosii genome encodes the following:
- the rpsR gene encoding 30S ribosomal protein S18, which translates to MMAQASEIRYLTPLSVDVKKKKYCRFKRSGIKYIDYKDPEFLKKFLNEQGKILPRRITGTSLKFQRRVAQAVKRARHLALLPYVTDLMK; encoded by the coding sequence ATCATGGCACAAGCATCTGAAATCCGCTACCTCACACCCCTGTCGGTAGACGTTAAGAAGAAAAAATATTGCCGTTTCAAGAGAAGCGGAATCAAATACATCGACTACAAGGATCCTGAATTCCTCAAAAAGTTCCTCAACGAACAGGGCAAGATTCTTCCCCGTCGCATCACCGGAACTTCTCTCAAGTTCCAGCGTCGTGTCGCTCAGGCCGTTAAGCGTGCCCGTCACCTCGCACTCCTCCCCTACGTTACCGACTTGATGAAATAA
- the rplI gene encoding 50S ribosomal protein L9, which produces MKIILKEDIANLGYKDDVVEVKNGYGRNYLIPTGKAVIATESALKVLAENQRQRAHKLARIKADAEAAAEALKDVKLTIGAKTSSTGTIFGSVNAIQIAEALEKLGHNVDRKLIILDSIKEVGNYTATINLHRDVKVEIPFEVVSE; this is translated from the coding sequence ATGAAAATCATTCTCAAAGAAGACATTGCCAACCTTGGCTACAAGGACGATGTTGTCGAAGTCAAGAACGGATATGGCCGCAACTACCTTATCCCCACCGGCAAAGCAGTGATTGCTACCGAATCAGCTCTTAAAGTTCTTGCCGAAAACCAGCGTCAGCGTGCCCACAAGCTCGCCCGCATCAAAGCTGATGCAGAAGCTGCTGCTGAAGCACTCAAGGACGTTAAACTCACAATCGGCGCAAAGACCTCTTCAACCGGTACAATCTTCGGTTCTGTCAACGCTATCCAGATTGCTGAAGCCCTCGAAAAGCTCGGCCACAATGTTGACCGTAAGCTCATCATCCTTGACTCTATCAAGGAAGTGGGCAATTACACTGCTACCATCAATCTCCACCGCGATGTGAAGGTTGAAATCCCCTTCGAAGTCGTTTCGGAATAA